In Terriglobales bacterium, one genomic interval encodes:
- a CDS encoding polynucleotide kinase-phosphatase: MKITIPELSLVVLIGPSGCGKSTFGRTFFKPTEVLSSDFCRGLVGDNENDQTVTREAFEILHFIARKRLAAGRLTVIDATNVQPESRKPLVALAREFHVIPVALVFNFPEKVCADRNRGRPDRDFGPHVIRNQAQQLKRSLRGLEREGFRHVHIFHAPEELDGLEIERQPLWNNLKHEHGPFDIIGDVHGCFDELTMLLKQLGYSIEQNASSYRVIPPDGRKAIFVGDLVDRGPKIPDVLRLAMSMVGSGAALCVPGNHETKLLKKLRGKDAQVTHGLAESLAQLESEPLEFKKQVANFIDSLVSHYMLDDGKLVVAHAGMKEEMQGRGSGAVRSFALFGETTGETDEYGLPVRYNWAAEYRGRAMVVYGHTPVSEAEWLNRTINIDTGCVFGGKLTALRYPEKELVSVSAQRQYYAPAKPFLAQEAPLARTQQQVLEDLLDIDDVIGKRIIHTRLHGNVTVREENAIAALEVISRFAANPKWLIYLPPTMSPSETTQIAGLLEHPTEAFTYYRKEHVEEVICEQKHMGSRAIVIVCRNRDAALKRFGVVEDEIGACYTRTGRRFFTEENFEHEFLRRVRDAITAAGLWDELSTDWICLDCELMPWSAKAQELLRQQYAPTGAAARAALTEVIDTLSLACQRQPEVQPLLDRYSQRKQMAEQYVDAYRRYCWPVHSLSDLKLAPFHVLASENMVHTDKDHLWHMQAAHRLAQSDVGLILATPYRTVRLDDHASEHGGVTWWEELTAEGGEGMVVKPLNFASRSRRGLIQPAVKCRGREYLRIIYGPEYTAPENLERLRSRGLATKRSLALREFALGLESLHRFVEREPLRRVHECVFGVLALESEPVDPRL, translated from the coding sequence GTGAAAATTACCATTCCCGAACTTTCGCTCGTTGTTCTGATCGGCCCGTCCGGCTGCGGCAAATCCACCTTCGGTCGTACCTTCTTCAAGCCCACGGAGGTCCTCTCGTCCGACTTCTGCCGTGGCCTTGTCGGCGACAACGAAAACGATCAGACCGTCACTAGGGAAGCATTCGAGATACTGCACTTCATTGCACGGAAGCGGCTTGCAGCGGGACGCCTCACCGTCATCGACGCCACCAACGTCCAGCCTGAATCGCGCAAACCGCTAGTGGCGCTCGCTCGTGAGTTTCACGTTATTCCGGTGGCTCTCGTCTTCAACTTTCCTGAGAAGGTCTGTGCCGATCGCAATCGCGGGCGTCCCGATCGTGACTTCGGACCCCACGTCATTCGTAACCAGGCCCAGCAACTAAAACGCTCTCTTCGAGGGTTGGAACGCGAGGGCTTTCGGCATGTTCACATCTTTCACGCTCCAGAAGAATTGGACGGACTGGAAATAGAGCGGCAGCCACTCTGGAATAACCTGAAGCACGAGCACGGGCCGTTCGACATCATTGGAGACGTTCACGGCTGTTTCGACGAACTCACCATGTTGCTGAAACAGTTGGGCTATTCCATCGAACAAAATGCTTCATCATATCGGGTGATTCCTCCGGATGGCCGAAAAGCTATATTTGTCGGGGACCTCGTTGATCGCGGCCCGAAGATTCCCGATGTACTTCGTCTCGCCATGTCTATGGTCGGTTCTGGTGCCGCTCTCTGTGTACCCGGCAATCACGAGACGAAGTTGCTCAAGAAACTTCGCGGCAAAGATGCGCAGGTCACACACGGCTTGGCGGAATCTCTGGCCCAACTGGAATCGGAACCCCTCGAGTTCAAGAAACAAGTCGCCAACTTCATCGATTCGCTCGTAAGTCATTACATGCTCGATGACGGAAAACTCGTCGTCGCACACGCTGGGATGAAAGAAGAAATGCAGGGCAGAGGGTCGGGCGCAGTACGGTCATTTGCCCTCTTTGGCGAGACCACCGGCGAAACCGACGAATACGGACTACCTGTCCGCTACAACTGGGCGGCCGAATATCGTGGCCGCGCCATGGTCGTTTACGGGCATACTCCGGTCTCGGAAGCCGAGTGGCTGAACCGCACCATTAACATCGATACCGGTTGCGTCTTTGGCGGCAAACTCACCGCGCTGCGCTATCCCGAAAAGGAGTTGGTCTCCGTATCAGCCCAGAGGCAGTACTATGCGCCAGCAAAACCCTTCCTGGCTCAAGAGGCTCCATTAGCACGTACTCAGCAGCAGGTACTCGAAGACCTTCTTGATATCGACGACGTTATCGGCAAGCGCATCATTCATACTCGCTTGCACGGCAACGTCACCGTTCGTGAAGAGAATGCGATTGCCGCACTCGAAGTGATCAGCCGCTTCGCTGCGAATCCGAAATGGTTGATATATCTGCCGCCCACCATGTCCCCTTCCGAAACCACGCAGATTGCGGGTCTCCTCGAACACCCGACGGAAGCCTTCACTTACTATCGCAAAGAGCATGTTGAGGAGGTCATTTGCGAGCAGAAACACATGGGCTCACGCGCCATTGTCATCGTCTGCCGCAATCGTGATGCCGCTCTTAAACGGTTCGGTGTCGTCGAGGACGAGATTGGTGCCTGTTATACGCGTACAGGCCGTCGCTTCTTCACAGAAGAAAATTTCGAGCACGAATTCCTGCGCCGTGTTCGGGACGCGATAACCGCAGCCGGTCTCTGGGACGAACTCAGCACCGACTGGATCTGCCTCGACTGCGAACTTATGCCGTGGTCGGCAAAGGCGCAGGAACTACTCCGCCAGCAGTACGCGCCCACAGGTGCTGCCGCTCGCGCGGCCCTCACCGAGGTTATCGACACGCTCAGTCTTGCCTGTCAACGACAACCAGAAGTGCAGCCGTTGCTGGATCGCTATTCTCAGCGTAAGCAGATGGCGGAACAGTACGTCGACGCCTACCGCCGCTACTGCTGGCCTGTTCACTCTCTTTCAGATCTGAAGCTTGCGCCATTCCATGTGCTCGCTAGTGAGAATATGGTGCATACCGACAAAGACCACCTCTGGCATATGCAGGCCGCGCACAGACTTGCTCAGTCCGATGTCGGCCTGATTCTCGCAACGCCTTATAGAACGGTTCGCCTCGACGATCATGCCAGCGAACATGGCGGTGTTACGTGGTGGGAAGAGTTGACTGCCGAAGGAGGCGAGGGCATGGTAGTAAAGCCTCTCAACTTTGCTTCGCGCAGTCGTCGCGGCCTCATCCAGCCGGCCGTGAAGTGTCGTGGGCGCGAGTACCTCCGTATCATTTACGGACCGGAATACACCGCTCCCGAAAATCTGGAGCGCCTGCGATCGCGCGGACTGGCGACCAAACGGTCGCTTGCTCTTCGTGAGTTCGCGCTGGGCCTGGAGTCTCTGCACCGTTTCGTTGAACGCGAACCGCTACGTCGCGTGCACGAATGCGTCTTCGGAGTGCTGGCGTTGGAAAGCGAACCGGTGGATCCGCGTCTATAG
- a CDS encoding 3' terminal RNA ribose 2'-O-methyltransferase Hen1, translating to MLLTITNSGPQASDLGYLLHKNPERMQSFDLSFGQAHVFYPEATDLRCTAALLLDVDPVGLVRSRRGPAGEGGALEQYVNDRPYVASSFMSVAIARIFASALSGTSKGRPQLVDVPLPLRATISVLACRGGEDLLRRLFEPLGYTVAAQHHGLDDKFPEWGEGPYYTVTLEKATPLKHLLTHLYVLIPVLDADKHYWVGQDEIDKLLKRGEGWLQTHPERELIVNRYLRHQKRLATEALERLLGDEEPAADEQQERKAEQEEAIERPLLLNEIRLNAVSDALVRTGAARVIDLGCGEGKLIRELLKHRQFQEVVGMDVSYRSLEIASERLHLATMPPKQRERVRLFQGSLMYRDRRFAGFDAAAVIEVIEHLDPPRLAAFERVVFEHAKPNAVIITTPNAEYNVRFETLPAGQFRHKDHRFEWTRANFKQWAQGIGERFGYSIEFRPVGNEDPTVGAPTQMGVFTR from the coding sequence ATGCTCTTAACTATCACGAACAGCGGCCCGCAAGCTTCTGATCTCGGCTATCTGCTGCACAAGAACCCGGAGCGCATGCAGTCCTTCGACCTCTCCTTCGGACAAGCGCACGTCTTTTATCCGGAAGCAACCGACTTACGCTGCACTGCCGCATTGCTACTCGACGTCGATCCCGTCGGACTCGTCCGGAGCCGTCGAGGTCCTGCCGGTGAGGGAGGAGCTCTCGAACAGTACGTAAATGACCGCCCGTACGTGGCATCGTCATTTATGAGTGTCGCTATCGCGCGCATCTTCGCTAGCGCTCTATCCGGTACAAGCAAAGGCCGTCCCCAACTGGTCGACGTGCCTCTCCCACTGCGCGCAACCATCTCCGTCCTTGCTTGTCGTGGAGGAGAAGATCTGCTCCGACGCCTTTTTGAACCCCTCGGCTACACCGTCGCCGCTCAACATCACGGACTCGACGACAAGTTTCCCGAATGGGGGGAAGGCCCCTACTACACTGTCACACTCGAGAAGGCGACACCGCTCAAGCATTTGTTGACACACCTGTACGTCCTTATTCCCGTGCTCGACGCCGACAAGCACTACTGGGTCGGTCAGGATGAAATCGACAAGCTACTCAAGCGCGGTGAAGGATGGCTGCAAACACATCCCGAACGCGAACTGATCGTGAACCGTTACTTGCGGCATCAGAAACGACTCGCGACCGAAGCACTTGAGCGTCTCTTGGGCGACGAGGAACCAGCAGCTGACGAGCAGCAGGAAAGAAAGGCCGAACAGGAAGAAGCGATTGAGCGTCCGCTGCTCCTCAATGAAATCCGCTTGAACGCTGTTTCCGACGCTCTCGTACGCACCGGTGCTGCTCGCGTTATCGATCTCGGCTGCGGAGAGGGAAAGCTGATTCGCGAGCTCCTCAAGCACAGGCAGTTTCAGGAAGTGGTCGGCATGGACGTTTCCTACCGCAGTCTTGAAATTGCCAGTGAACGCCTTCACCTCGCCACCATGCCGCCGAAGCAGAGAGAGCGCGTCCGCCTCTTTCAGGGCTCGCTCATGTATCGCGATCGACGGTTTGCCGGATTTGACGCCGCTGCCGTCATCGAAGTTATCGAGCACCTTGATCCCCCTCGTCTCGCTGCATTTGAGCGGGTTGTATTCGAGCACGCAAAACCAAACGCCGTGATCATCACCACACCAAACGCCGAGTACAACGTGCGTTTCGAGACGCTTCCCGCTGGCCAGTTCCGCCACAAGGATCACCGATTCGAATGGACGCGCGCTAACTTCAAGCAATGGGCGCAAGGAATTGGTGAGCGCTTCGGCTACAGCATCGAGTTTCGTCCCGTCGGCAACGAGGATCCCACCGTTGGCGCGCCCACCCAGATGGGGGTGTTCACGCGGTGA
- a CDS encoding DUF4396 domain-containing protein, with protein MKPYPEWLHLLAWVYLGLCTAIALWIVFDILSGRRQRMWIMHLVWPITAMYFGPVAAWLYVRSRPVSVASSPRPDEHTKEHMQQMEPTREQVSIADFHCGAGCTIGDILGEGGLFLIGGSVATFVAGSEFATKLVVDFVLAYALGIFFQYFTIVPMRGLSPGKGILAAMRADTISIAAFEIGMFAWMALTRFVFFPEPTRIHPNMAVFWFMMQIAMIVGWATAYPANVWLLRKGWKEKMPMYPSMHAMQQHKLPRAA; from the coding sequence ATGAAGCCTTATCCCGAATGGCTGCACCTGCTCGCCTGGGTTTATCTCGGCCTCTGTACCGCGATCGCACTCTGGATCGTCTTCGACATTCTTTCCGGACGCCGTCAGCGCATGTGGATCATGCATCTCGTGTGGCCCATCACCGCCATGTACTTCGGCCCGGTCGCCGCGTGGCTTTACGTCCGCTCACGCCCGGTCAGCGTGGCCAGTTCGCCCCGGCCCGATGAGCACACCAAAGAACACATGCAGCAGATGGAACCCACGCGCGAGCAGGTCTCCATCGCCGACTTTCATTGCGGCGCCGGATGCACCATTGGTGACATCCTCGGCGAAGGCGGACTCTTCCTCATCGGTGGCTCCGTCGCCACCTTCGTCGCCGGATCGGAATTCGCAACCAAGCTGGTCGTTGACTTCGTCCTCGCCTACGCCCTCGGTATTTTCTTTCAGTACTTCACCATCGTTCCCATGCGCGGCCTGTCGCCAGGGAAGGGAATCCTCGCCGCCATGCGTGCCGACACCATCTCGATCGCCGCCTTCGAAATCGGCATGTTCGCCTGGATGGCCCTCACTCGCTTCGTCTTCTTCCCCGAGCCCACGCGCATCCATCCCAACATGGCTGTCTTCTGGTTCATGATGCAGATCGCCATGATCGTCGGCTGGGCCACCGCCTACCCCGCGAACGTCTGGCTCCTGCGCAAAGGATGGAAGGAAAAGATGCCGATGTACCCGTCTATGCACGCCATGCAACAACACAAACTCCCGCGTGCAGCGTAG
- a CDS encoding YHS domain-containing protein, whose translation MHTDPICGMQVDEKNAAGKSDYNGQQFYFCSTDCKQKFDRNPEQYAKKSA comes from the coding sequence ATGCACACTGACCCGATCTGCGGAATGCAGGTAGATGAGAAGAATGCCGCCGGAAAGAGCGATTACAACGGCCAGCAGTTCTACTTCTGCTCCACCGACTGCAAGCAGAAGTTCGACCGCAATCCCGAACAGTACGCGAAGAAGTCAGCGTAA